The Bacillota bacterium genome contains the following window.
CCGGTCACCGCGTCGATCCTTTTCACCCCGGCGGCGATGCTGGTGGCGCCAAGAATCTTGAAGATCCCAATCTGACCGGTGCGCATGAGGTGGGTTCCACCACATAATTCCAGACTCACATCGGAAATCCTGACTACCCGCACTCTATCGCCATATTTCTCGCCAAATAGTGCCATTGCCCCCATTTTCCTGGCGTCTTCTAATGATGTCTCGAAGGTCTCCACCGGGAGATCGCTCATGATCATCTCATTCACGGCATCCTCTATGGCCGACAGCTGACCTTTATCTGGGGTATCAGAGCTTGAAAAATCAAAACGGAGGCGATCGGGAGCCACCAAAGAACCCGATTGAAACACATGCTCACCCAGGACTTTTCTGAGCGCAGAGTGCAAAAGATGAGTAGAGGTGTGATTGCGGGCGGTCGATAATCTCCTTTCCCGGTCAACATGCGCAGTCACCAAATCACCGGTCGAAAGAGATCCTTTTTCCACCGCGACCTCATGCAGAATCGCTCCGCCAATGCGATGGACACCCTTTACCATTGCGACGCCATTCGGCCCTTCAATGACACCTTCATCCGCCACTTGGCCGCCAGACTCAGCATAAAATGGGGTTCGATCGAGCAGCGCCTGCCCTACCTCACCTTCATTCAGGACCTCTGTATCTTCGTCCTTACCGAATATTTTAAGTATCTCCGATTCTGTCGTGAGAACATCATATCCAATGAATTGGGTCTCGACCCCAGCCAATTTTTCCGCACTCGATGTCATATCACCAAGATAGCCTGCGGTCTGCCTTGCGGCACGCGCCCTTTCCCTTTGCTCATTCATAAGCCGCAAAAATCCCTTGTGATCGACAGACAGCCCGGCCTCGTGACATATTTCCTCGGTGAGTTCGTAAGGGAAACCATAGGTATCATAAAGCCTAAATGCATCAGCTCCGGGAAGGCTGTCTTCCCCGTTTGCCTTAAGCCCCTGAAGCAATCCGTTGAGCAATGAAGTGCCCTGCTCAAGGGTTTCCATAAAACGAGATTCTTCCGCCTCTATAACTCGTAGAATATGATCATGGCGTTCGGTGAGTTCTGGATAGGCACTACCCATAGTATCCATGACCGCTTCCGCCACCATCGCGAGGAATGGTTTATCTATGCCAATGAGCCTTCCATGCCTCACCGCTCGCCTCAGCAGCCGACGCAGGACGTATCCCCTGCCTTCATTCGAGGGAACCACGCCGTCGCTCACAAGAAAGGTGACCCCTCTCATATGGTCAGTGATAACTCGGAAGGATCTATCCCATATTTCCTTTTCCCCATACTTCTTGCCAGAGACTTTTGCTATGCTGGCGATGACAGGCTCGAAGAGGTCCGTTTCAAATACCGTTTCTACCCCCTGGAGAATGGCAGAGACTCTCTCGAGGCCCATCCCGGTGTCGATGCTCTTCTTCTCCAGCAGATGATAATTCCCCTCTTCATCCTTCCTGAATTGAATGAAGACCAAATTCCAGATCTCCATGAACCGATCGCAATCACATTCCACGCCGCAGTCAGACTTGCCACATCCATGTTCTGGCCCGCGATCTACGAAGATCTCAGAACACGGCCCACACGGCCCTACGCCAATCTCCCAGAAGTTGGTGTCCTTGCCGAGGCGAACAATCTTATGGGCCGGAACGCCAACGACTTTGTTCCATATTTCAAATGCCTCATCATCATCCAGATAGATGGTCACCCACAGATCTCCAGGATCGAAGCCGAGGCCTTGCGTTACGAATTCCCATGCCCACGGAATAGCCTGATCTTTAAAATAATCCCCAAAGGAGAAATTGCCAAGCATCTCAAAGAATGTGCAATGACGCGCAGTCTTGCCCACATTATCGATGTCAGCCGTGCGAAGACACCTCTGGCACGTGCTGATCCTCGTGGAAGGAGGAACTTCCGTCCCGAGGAAGTATGGTTTAAATGGGACCATACCTGCCCCAGTCAGGAGCAGGGTCTTGTCTCCTCTTGGAATCAAAGAGGCACTGGGCAGAATAAGATGTCCCTTGCCACGAAAGAAATCGAGAAATCTCTTTCTTAATTCCTGGCTGGATAGATTATTAGGTCTTTTCAAGATCCCGGACATATTCCTTGCCGCGGCATCTGCCCTGCGTAGACTCATGGAAAAGCCGCAGCATGCCTCCTTTCGATCACTGGACACCGCCTGTTGAGCTAGGACTATCATACCTAAATACGCTATTTGTTGTCAATCTTGTTCCCAATCGCCCTTTCCCAGATAAAACCCGCAAGGACATTCAACACGGCGGTCACCGGGACTGCTATGAGCAATCCGGTGAAACCTAGGAGTTCAGCCCCAACCAAGAGGGAAAATACTACGACGAGCGGATGAAGACCCACACGGTCGCCGAGGATCTTAGGGGCAATGAGCGAACTCTCGAGTTGCTGGATCAAGATAAAAACAATTCCTGCCCATAGGCCGGTCCACGGCGATTTCAAAAGAGACGCGCATACGGCAGGGATCGCCCCTAAGATCGGGCCAAAATATGGTATGACATTCAAGATGCCTGCCAGTATACCAACAATTAGAGCGAAATCCACATCCATGAGGGCCAGGGCGATGGTTGTGAGAATTCCCACGATGGCCCCAACAAGCAACTGACCTCTCACATAGCTGCTCAGAATGCCGTCTATCTGCCCCACAAGCGCGATTATATCTCCCCTGCCCTTCGCCAGGAGGAAACCCGCGATCCTCCCCCGGATCCTGTTTATGTCCTTAGTCAAATAAAAGGCCAGCACTGGTACGATTATGATCCCTAGAAAATGAGACAGAATCCCCATAAGGGTCTCTACCAGTTCCTTGGCCAGGTCCCGGATATATAGTTCACCGCGGTTGATCGCATCATTTATGGCCGCACGGAGCGCCATAGGAATATAAAATCTATCAAACCGGTCATATAAAGCCGCAAGGCCTAGCTGCAACCTTGCCGCATGAGATGGCAGGATGATGACCATCTGCTCCAGCTGGCTCAGAAAACGCGGAAAGAAATATATGCACGCCAGCGACATCGAGATGATTATTGCGATATATACTATTGCGGTCCCAATGGCCCTGGGAGCGCCCCGCCTTTCTAAAAAGGTGACGACGGGATCGATCATGTAAGCGAACGCTGCGGCCAGGAAAAAAGGCGCCAGCACTGCCCTTATGCGATATAAAAAGGCCGCAAGCGCGGCCCCCAGCAAGATAAAGACCAAATATCTCCAGATGCGTCTCACTCAAGCCTTCCCAGGCCGAGTCTGCGACCTAACCCGAGAACGCGCATTCCGAGGCCAGAGGCGCCTTCCATAGCTCTTTCATTCGCCCGATTGATAGATCTCACCACCTTACCTGCGGTCCTCCTTGTCCTCGACCCCATTCTTGCGACACTGTCGGTCATCATAGAACTCCTCCGTCTGAGGGATCGAACGTACATATATATCCCAATGGAGGCGCCAATGGCTGCCCCAGTGAGGAGCGATCTCCAAAACCTGCGCATCCTATTATCACTTCCTTCCTTAGAAGATCATTCACCGTATCTTGCCCTAACCGAACCTGTTTCTAGTATTGACCCGCGAGCGACAAAATATCAATTTATGGATAGGGGCTTTCCCTGAAGGAATCGTCTGCAATAAGTCGAAAAAATAAAAGATCCATGGGTGATTTTCGCTTTTCGCGCTAAATGACAAATGACCCGCAAACCAACGAAGCAAGGAGGGAATGTCATTTCTCTGCCGACGAAATTCGGCAGTTTCTTGACGCGCTTCATATGAAAATCGTCATTGCTCCAGATTCATTCAAAGGCAGCCTTTCCAGTTTTGAAGTCTGTAAATCCATACAAGAAGGACTTAGCATGGCATTACCAGGATCGAGCATTGTCTCAGTGCCAATGGCTGATGGGGGCGAAGGGACTCTTGACGCGCTAGTTCAGGCAACCGGGGGACGAAAGGTAGAGCATACGGTGACAGGTCCCCTGGGAGATCCGGTAAAGGCCTGCTTTGGTGTCCTGGGTGACGGGGAGACCGGCATCGTAGAAATGGCCCAAGCATCAGGCCTCACTCTCATACCTGAGAAGATGCGCAACCCGCTGCTGACTACCACCTACGGGGTCGGCGAACTAATTGCGGCTTGCATCAACGAAGGCTGCAAGCATATAATCGTAGCCATCGGAGGGAGCGCTACAAATGATGGCGGCGCAGGGATGGCGCAGGCGCTGGGCGCTCGTCTCCTGGACCAGGGCGGGAAGGAAATCGGATTTGGGGGTGGCGAACTCATAAGGTTATCCCGTATAATTGTCGATGATATGCTTCCCCAGATCCGAAAAGGCGATGTCTCGGTAGTGGTTGCCTGTGATGTAGACAACCCCCTCACAGGCCCTCGAGGCGCGTCAGCCGTCTACGGCCCGCAGAAAGGCGCGACCCCCGAGATGGTCAAGATGCTGGATGCAGCATTATCTCATTATGCAAATGTCATCCGGCGCGATCTCGGGAAACAGGTGGATTCAATTCCAGGCGCAGGCGCCGCAGGTGGCCTGGGCGCGGGGCTCATAGCGTTTTTAGATGCGAAGCTGAAGCGCGGCATCGAAATCGTGATAGAGGCAACCCGGCTGGAAGAATCCATAAGAGACGCGGATCTAGTCATAACAGGTGAGGGGCGGATCGATGGCCAGACGGCATTTGGGAAGACACCATTTGGAGTGGCAAAAGTGGCTGCCCGCAATAATGTGCCATGCATAGCTATCGGCGGTGGGATCGAGGAGGGGGCTG
Protein-coding sequences here:
- the alaS gene encoding alanine--tRNA ligase, encoding MSGILKRPNNLSSQELRKRFLDFFRGKGHLILPSASLIPRGDKTLLLTGAGMVPFKPYFLGTEVPPSTRISTCQRCLRTADIDNVGKTARHCTFFEMLGNFSFGDYFKDQAIPWAWEFVTQGLGFDPGDLWVTIYLDDDEAFEIWNKVVGVPAHKIVRLGKDTNFWEIGVGPCGPCSEIFVDRGPEHGCGKSDCGVECDCDRFMEIWNLVFIQFRKDEEGNYHLLEKKSIDTGMGLERVSAILQGVETVFETDLFEPVIASIAKVSGKKYGEKEIWDRSFRVITDHMRGVTFLVSDGVVPSNEGRGYVLRRLLRRAVRHGRLIGIDKPFLAMVAEAVMDTMGSAYPELTERHDHILRVIEAEESRFMETLEQGTSLLNGLLQGLKANGEDSLPGADAFRLYDTYGFPYELTEEICHEAGLSVDHKGFLRLMNEQRERARAARQTAGYLGDMTSSAEKLAGVETQFIGYDVLTTESEILKIFGKDEDTEVLNEGEVGQALLDRTPFYAESGGQVADEGVIEGPNGVAMVKGVHRIGGAILHEVAVEKGSLSTGDLVTAHVDRERRLSTARNHTSTHLLHSALRKVLGEHVFQSGSLVAPDRLRFDFSSSDTPDKGQLSAIEDAVNEMIMSDLPVETFETSLEDARKMGAMALFGEKYGDRVRVVRISDVSLELCGGTHLMRTGQIGIFKILGATSIAAGVKRIDAVTGPYALAYVRDLEAALEGAASQMKSTYSELPSRVALLLEHQKELEKEIASLRSHFLKEKADRLVQDAENINGVRVLVGRVEGLKADELRTLGDLIRDRLGSGVLVIGSRVDGHAGFIAMASKDLTSKGVNAGEIVRTAARAAGGGGGGKPEIAEAGARNVELLDAALDAARIAIQKQLGSFLQ
- a CDS encoding AI-2E family transporter, translated to MRRIWRYLVFILLGAALAAFLYRIRAVLAPFFLAAAFAYMIDPVVTFLERRGAPRAIGTAIVYIAIIISMSLACIYFFPRFLSQLEQMVIILPSHAARLQLGLAALYDRFDRFYIPMALRAAINDAINRGELYIRDLAKELVETLMGILSHFLGIIIVPVLAFYLTKDINRIRGRIAGFLLAKGRGDIIALVGQIDGILSSYVRGQLLVGAIVGILTTIALALMDVDFALIVGILAGILNVIPYFGPILGAIPAVCASLLKSPWTGLWAGIVFILIQQLESSLIAPKILGDRVGLHPLVVVFSLLVGAELLGFTGLLIAVPVTAVLNVLAGFIWERAIGNKIDNK
- a CDS encoding glycerate kinase translates to MKIVIAPDSFKGSLSSFEVCKSIQEGLSMALPGSSIVSVPMADGGEGTLDALVQATGGRKVEHTVTGPLGDPVKACFGVLGDGETGIVEMAQASGLTLIPEKMRNPLLTTTYGVGELIAACINEGCKHIIVAIGGSATNDGGAGMAQALGARLLDQGGKEIGFGGGELIRLSRIIVDDMLPQIRKGDVSVVVACDVDNPLTGPRGASAVYGPQKGATPEMVKMLDAALSHYANVIRRDLGKQVDSIPGAGAAGGLGAGLIAFLDAKLKRGIEIVIEATRLEESIRDADLVITGEGRIDGQTAFGKTPFGVAKVAARNNVPCIAIGGGIEEGAESLYGHGIKALFSIVRKPMTVDDAMGQAAALLRDTARAIGCVLKIGAEMGNGAGREKTRVLKQVSF